A stretch of Pseudorhodobacter turbinis DNA encodes these proteins:
- the rpsT gene encoding 30S ribosomal protein S20 — protein sequence MANTSQSKKRARQADARHDINKARRSRIRTFLRKVEEAITAGDHAVAVEALRLAQPELARGVTKGVLHKNTVSRKISRLASRVKALDKTAA from the coding sequence ATGGCAAATACGTCCCAGTCCAAAAAACGCGCACGCCAAGCTGATGCACGTCATGACATCAACAAGGCACGCCGCTCGCGCATCCGTACGTTCCTGCGCAAGGTCGAAGAGGCAATTACCGCCGGAGATCATGCCGTTGCAGTCGAAGCTCTTCGTCTCGCACAGCCGGAACTGGCACGGGGCGTAACCAAAGGCGTTCTGCACAAGAACACCGTTTCGCGCAAAATCTCGCGCTTGGCATCGCGCGTCAAAGCGCTAGATAAAACTGCGGCATAA
- a CDS encoding VOC family protein, translated as MTPQRVTLITLGVADLAASRAFYARLSWQEHGESQGTVVFFQLHGVVLGLFPLKELAKDQGRPDAALGVGATTLAQNFATEAEVDEAFNAALAAGGTALKAPEKVFWGGYSGYWADPDGHVWEVAMNPFWTLAADGSLTLPTDS; from the coding sequence ATGACCCCGCAACGTGTTACCTTGATCACCCTCGGCGTGGCCGATCTGGCGGCATCACGGGCCTTTTACGCGCGTCTTAGCTGGCAAGAGCATGGCGAAAGTCAGGGAACGGTAGTATTTTTCCAGCTTCACGGCGTGGTACTGGGCCTGTTTCCGCTGAAAGAGCTGGCCAAGGACCAAGGGCGGCCCGATGCGGCTCTGGGCGTGGGGGCCACAACACTGGCCCAGAACTTCGCCACCGAGGCCGAGGTCGACGAGGCCTTTAACGCAGCCCTAGCCGCTGGCGGCACCGCGCTCAAGGCCCCCGAGAAAGTCTTTTGGGGCGGCTATTCCGGCTATTGGGCGGACCCCGACGGGCACGTCTGGGAGGTTGCAATGAACCCCTTCTGGACGCTTGCCGCGGACGGCAGCCTGACTTTGCCAACCGACAGCTAA
- the dnaN gene encoding DNA polymerase III subunit beta, which translates to MKISIERGTLLKAVSQAQSVVERRNTIPILANVLIEAEGDTVSFRATDLDIEVVDRTAAVVERPGATTVSAVMLHEIVRKLPDGALVNLSEDAASGRLTVTAGRSNFNLATLPKEDFPVMANSAYSSNFSAKAPVLRRLFDKAKFAISTEETRYYLNGVYMHTATSEDGPVLRCVATDGHRLARIDAPLPENASDMPGVIIPRKTVNELRKLLDDDDAIIAVSVSETKVRFATDVISLTSKVIDGTFPDYTRVIPTGNTKRLEVDAAEFAKAVDRVATVSSERSRAVKLSLDEDRLVLSVNAPDSGAAEEELAVAYGDERLEIGFNAKYLLEIASQVDRENAVFMFNSSGDPTLMREGNDTSAIYVVMPMRV; encoded by the coding sequence ATGAAGATCAGCATCGAACGCGGCACGCTTCTTAAGGCGGTCAGTCAGGCCCAATCCGTGGTTGAGCGGCGCAATACGATCCCGATCCTTGCCAACGTATTGATTGAGGCCGAGGGCGATACCGTCTCTTTCCGCGCCACCGATCTTGATATCGAGGTGGTTGATCGCACGGCAGCCGTGGTTGAACGTCCCGGTGCCACCACGGTTTCGGCCGTAATGCTGCACGAGATTGTTCGCAAACTGCCCGATGGGGCCTTGGTCAACTTGTCCGAAGATGCCGCCTCTGGTCGGTTGACGGTGACGGCGGGGCGGTCGAACTTTAACCTTGCGACCCTGCCCAAAGAAGATTTCCCCGTCATGGCCAATTCGGCCTATTCGTCAAACTTCTCGGCCAAGGCGCCAGTCTTGCGCCGCCTGTTCGACAAGGCCAAATTTGCGATCTCGACAGAAGAAACCCGCTATTACCTCAACGGTGTCTATATGCACACCGCCACCTCCGAGGATGGGCCTGTTCTGCGCTGTGTCGCCACCGACGGCCACCGTCTTGCACGCATTGATGCCCCTTTGCCCGAGAATGCCAGCGATATGCCCGGCGTTATCATCCCGCGTAAAACCGTGAACGAGCTGCGCAAGCTGCTGGATGATGATGATGCAATCATCGCGGTCTCGGTCTCGGAAACCAAGGTGCGCTTTGCGACGGATGTGATCTCACTGACCTCCAAGGTCATTGATGGCACCTTCCCCGATTACACCCGCGTCATTCCAACCGGCAACACCAAGCGATTGGAAGTTGATGCCGCTGAGTTCGCCAAGGCGGTGGACCGTGTGGCCACGGTTTCATCGGAACGGTCCCGTGCGGTCAAACTGTCGCTGGATGAGGATCGCTTGGTCCTTTCGGTCAACGCCCCCGATTCCGGCGCGGCCGAAGAAGAGCTGGCCGTGGCTTACGGTGATGAGCGGCTGGAAATTGGCTTCAACGCCAAGTACCTGCTGGAAATCGCCAGTCAGGTTGACCGTGAAAACGCGGTCTTCATGTTCAACTCATCGGGCGATCCGACCTTGATGCGTGAGGGGAATGACACCTCTGCCATCTATGTCGTGATGCCGATGCGCGTTTAA
- the recF gene encoding DNA replication/repair protein RecF (All proteins in this family for which functions are known are DNA-binding proteins that assist the filamentation of RecA onto DNA for the initiation of recombination or recombinational repair.): MSGLVITDLALSHFRSHRAVRIGFDGRPVALIGANGAGKTNLIEAISLFSPGRGFRRATVEEFARKPEALGWKISADLRGLDSAHEVETWAEPGQPRQVRIDGKSATQVALARLTRILWLVPAMDRLWIEAAEGRRRFLDRMTLSFAPDHAEAVLGYEKAMRDRNRLLKDQVQDAHWYRALEARMVETAMMIETNRADTLARLAHAQAGADTSFPSATLALTTPEPVDDLATALAQGRRRDMAAGRTLVGPHRADLAAVFTDKGVAADQCSTGEQKALLISLILANARALAADMGAAPILLLDEVAAHLDSQRRAALYDELCALGAQAIMTGTEAALFDSLGPRAQAFVISETSRESVVEEISL; this comes from the coding sequence ATGTCGGGACTTGTGATCACCGATCTTGCCCTTTCGCATTTCCGCAGCCACCGCGCGGTGCGGATCGGCTTTGACGGGCGGCCTGTGGCCCTGATCGGTGCCAATGGGGCCGGAAAAACCAATCTGATAGAGGCTATCTCATTGTTCTCTCCCGGTCGCGGATTTCGCCGCGCCACGGTTGAGGAGTTTGCCCGCAAGCCCGAAGCCTTGGGCTGGAAAATCTCTGCCGATCTGCGCGGCTTGGACAGCGCGCATGAGGTCGAAACCTGGGCAGAGCCGGGGCAGCCACGACAGGTTCGCATTGACGGCAAATCTGCCACGCAGGTAGCCCTCGCCCGTCTCACCCGGATTTTGTGGCTGGTGCCCGCAATGGACCGTCTGTGGATCGAGGCCGCCGAGGGCCGCAGGCGGTTTTTGGACCGCATGACCCTTAGCTTTGCCCCCGATCATGCCGAGGCGGTTTTGGGCTATGAAAAAGCAATGCGCGACCGCAACCGACTTTTGAAAGATCAAGTGCAGGACGCCCATTGGTACAGGGCGCTTGAGGCGCGGATGGTCGAAACCGCCATGATGATAGAAACCAACCGAGCGGATACGCTGGCACGGCTTGCCCATGCCCAAGCGGGGGCGGATACGAGTTTCCCAAGTGCCACCCTTGCGCTGACAACGCCCGAACCGGTTGACGATCTGGCAACCGCGCTTGCGCAAGGGCGGCGGCGGGATATGGCGGCCGGTCGCACGCTGGTCGGGCCGCACCGCGCCGATCTTGCGGCCGTTTTTACCGACAAGGGCGTCGCGGCCGATCAATGTTCCACCGGTGAACAAAAAGCCCTGTTGATCAGCCTGATCCTTGCCAACGCCCGCGCCTTGGCTGCGGATATGGGCGCGGCCCCGATCTTGTTGCTGGATGAGGTGGCCGCCCATCTCGACAGCCAGCGCCGTGCCGCCCTTTATGACGAGCTTTGCGCCCTTGGTGCGCAGGCGATCATGACGGGCACCGAAGCTGCATTGTTTGACAGCCTCGGGCCACGCGCCCAAGCTTTCGTCATATCCGAAACATCCCGCGAATCCGTGGTAGAGGAGATCTCCCTATGA
- the dnaA gene encoding chromosomal replication initiator protein DnaA, with translation MTNEGWADIRENLRTRVGKDNYITWIEPLKLSALDDGVASFAVPTTFFGDWVSRNFADQILHQLHRSGAAVERVEFVLERNAPALPKAAARKRAPEEKEVPGAPLDGRFTFDSFVVGKPNELAHAAARRVAEGGPVTFNPLFLYGGVGLGKTHLMHAVAHELQLRQPDLRVLYLSAEQFMYRFVQALRERQVMDFKELFRSVDVLMVDDVQFIAGKESTQEEFFHTFNALVDQNKQIIISADRAPGEIKGLEERIKSRLQCGLVVDLHPTDYELRLGILQQKAEFYHTQYRDLVIAPGVLEFLAHRISTNVRVLEGALTRLFAFASLVGREITLELTQDCLADILRASDRKVTIEEIQRKVAEHFNIRLSDMIGPKRVRTIARPRQIAMYLSKQLTSRSLPDIGRRFGGRDHTTIMHGVRKIEELMTADSQLSDDLQMLKRLLQG, from the coding sequence ATGACGAACGAAGGCTGGGCAGATATCCGCGAAAACTTGCGTACGCGGGTTGGCAAAGACAACTACATTACTTGGATTGAGCCGCTGAAGCTTTCTGCGCTGGACGATGGGGTTGCCAGCTTTGCCGTTCCCACGACGTTCTTTGGCGACTGGGTGTCGCGCAATTTTGCCGATCAGATTCTGCACCAACTCCACCGCTCCGGCGCTGCGGTTGAGCGTGTCGAATTCGTGCTGGAACGCAACGCCCCCGCCCTGCCTAAAGCCGCTGCGCGCAAACGCGCCCCCGAAGAAAAAGAAGTGCCCGGTGCGCCGCTCGATGGCCGCTTTACCTTTGACAGTTTCGTCGTCGGCAAACCGAATGAGCTGGCCCATGCCGCCGCACGCCGCGTGGCCGAGGGCGGCCCCGTCACCTTCAATCCACTGTTTCTTTATGGTGGCGTCGGCCTTGGCAAAACCCACCTGATGCACGCCGTCGCCCATGAGCTACAGCTTCGCCAGCCCGACCTGCGCGTGCTTTATCTGTCTGCCGAACAATTCATGTACCGTTTTGTGCAGGCCTTGCGCGAACGTCAGGTCATGGACTTCAAAGAGCTGTTCCGCTCGGTCGATGTCTTGATGGTCGATGATGTGCAGTTCATCGCGGGCAAGGAAAGCACCCAAGAAGAATTTTTCCACACCTTCAACGCGCTGGTTGATCAGAACAAACAGATCATCATCTCTGCCGACCGCGCCCCCGGTGAAATCAAGGGTCTGGAAGAGCGGATCAAATCCCGCCTGCAATGCGGCCTTGTGGTTGACCTGCACCCGACCGATTATGAATTGCGCCTTGGCATCCTGCAGCAAAAGGCCGAGTTTTATCACACCCAATACCGCGATCTGGTGATTGCCCCCGGCGTGCTGGAATTTCTGGCCCACCGCATCTCGACCAACGTGCGCGTGCTTGAAGGCGCTTTGACCCGTCTGTTTGCTTTTGCCAGCCTCGTTGGCCGCGAAATCACGCTGGAACTGACCCAAGATTGCCTTGCCGACATCCTGCGCGCCTCTGACCGCAAGGTCACGATTGAGGAAATCCAGCGCAAAGTGGCAGAGCATTTCAACATTCGCCTGTCAGATATGATCGGGCCAAAGCGGGTGCGCACCATCGCCCGCCCCCGCCAGATCGCCATGTATCTTTCCAAGCAATTGACTAGCCGCAGCCTGCCCGACATTGGCCGCCGCTTTGGCGGGCGCGACCATACAACCATCATGCATGGCGTCAGAAAAATCGAAGAGCTGATGACAGCCGACAGCCAGCTTTCGGATGATCTGCAGATGCTCAAGCGGTTGCTGCAAGGCTAA